A stretch of the Archangium violaceum genome encodes the following:
- a CDS encoding DUF2403 domain-containing lipoprotein: MKSGWKLSMIALSALLQSACGTTTLSEDAPDDGAVPLAAADCAAGNTAALQDLGDDVPDGTGTPVTAMTIKNVGGTGSYERVTHMVPGVWGQACPSNACQKATTPVSGALAPFNEELTVNFRGPMELYDIAVYRPDASSWKRVSSWNRCGSTNLTFFNNLGGTGSGEWTLCGGNSQSYASADAKTAVAAPTRFNGTLENRVEMNILSDEPCNGTGDASECGFYRGVTRHGWAGAKIFAIRVRMPRYTGPITEYYDDVPAIWMLNARVVRTAQYGCNCRGMGSPGGCGELDVAEVIHGEHPMHATSTLYSFEGATGSGPNYFMRPVKESATFIVIFDASGKVQMLRLRPDAFDFGDSVSNATVSTWLAMTGHTMSMP; encoded by the coding sequence ATGAAGAGCGGATGGAAGCTGTCGATGATCGCGTTGTCCGCGCTCCTGCAGAGCGCGTGTGGGACCACCACGCTGTCGGAGGACGCTCCGGACGACGGAGCCGTGCCTCTCGCGGCCGCGGACTGCGCCGCCGGAAACACCGCGGCGCTCCAGGACCTCGGGGATGACGTACCGGACGGAACGGGCACGCCGGTGACGGCGATGACCATCAAGAACGTGGGCGGCACGGGCTCGTACGAGCGCGTGACGCACATGGTTCCCGGAGTCTGGGGACAGGCTTGCCCCTCCAATGCGTGCCAGAAGGCAACCACGCCCGTGAGTGGCGCGCTCGCGCCTTTCAACGAGGAGCTGACGGTCAACTTCCGCGGACCGATGGAGCTGTATGACATCGCCGTCTACCGGCCGGACGCGAGCTCCTGGAAGCGGGTGTCCTCGTGGAACCGCTGCGGCTCCACGAACCTCACCTTCTTCAACAACCTGGGCGGCACGGGAAGCGGCGAGTGGACGCTGTGCGGTGGGAACAGTCAGAGCTATGCCTCCGCCGATGCGAAGACGGCCGTCGCGGCACCCACCCGCTTCAACGGCACGCTCGAGAACCGGGTCGAGATGAACATCCTGTCGGACGAGCCCTGCAACGGTACGGGGGATGCGAGCGAGTGCGGCTTCTACCGGGGCGTGACGCGTCACGGCTGGGCGGGTGCGAAGATCTTCGCCATCCGCGTCCGCATGCCGCGCTACACGGGGCCCATCACCGAATACTACGACGACGTGCCGGCCATCTGGATGCTCAACGCCCGCGTGGTACGCACCGCGCAGTATGGCTGCAACTGCCGGGGCATGGGTTCGCCCGGCGGCTGCGGGGAGCTCGACGTCGCCGAGGTCATCCACGGCGAACATCCGATGCATGCGACGAGCACCCTCTACTCGTTCGAAGGAGCGACCGGCAGCGGCCCCAACTACTTCATGCGCCCGGTGAAGGAGAGCGCGACCTTCATCGTCATCTTCGACGCGAGCGGGAAGGTGCAGATGCTGCGGCTGAGGCCCGACGCCTTCGACTTCGGTGACAGCGTGTCCAATGCGACCGTCTCCACCTGGTTGGCGATGACGGGCCACACCATGTCGATGCCCTGA
- a CDS encoding serine protease: protein MKNIRLACLAVSLALGATAQAAAPESEAVCKASPASQSIRKVGEEVVYRLESPHPYAAAVDQRARGVLLSEKLTHPGASYIAPHFATLELEEGDYLVVRSPDGSRSWRYDNAHPGARDGFWAIHIPGDTAIIELHSKAVDRRGVLNKYGYRIDKYARGYTAQELDSSDFSTKALCGADDSGWARCYESSEAQIYNHSRAVVRLLINGSSACTGWLVGNEGHLLTNNHCISTATAAQNTDYEFMAEGSTCSTSCASWGACPGTVVATSATLIKTDAPRDYTLLKLPSNPSGTYGFLQLRPTGAVVDERIYVPQHPAAHGKKIAVTSSATADASGYAEVYNLNAAACQSGGPNDVGYYADTQGGSSGSPVIGYADHQVVALHHCANCPNRGVPIQEVISHLGNSLPQCALRSEECPDPWGADGEPPPPPPPPPPPPPESFTYTATNTNNAQQNTTDKSLTLDEGDVVEVGTCNLTGATSSGDTYLRLLDTSGVQAASNDDASGCSGNASYFKYTVPTGKGGTYTIRAGCYSSGSCGGTVVWKITAGTPLPPAPTTGSFTYSASSTQSASRNTTNHDVTVAAGQTIQLGTCTVAGSSGSGDTYLRLYTSAGTQVGSNDDSCSRLSYLSYTVPAGAGGTYQIRAGCYSDGSCSGTVAYTIQ, encoded by the coding sequence ATGAAGAACATCCGATTGGCATGTCTCGCCGTGAGCCTCGCGCTCGGCGCCACCGCGCAAGCCGCGGCGCCGGAGAGTGAAGCGGTGTGCAAGGCGTCACCCGCATCGCAGAGCATCAGGAAGGTGGGCGAGGAGGTGGTGTACCGCCTCGAGTCACCGCACCCGTACGCCGCGGCGGTGGATCAGCGCGCCAGGGGGGTGCTCCTCAGCGAGAAGCTCACCCACCCCGGGGCCTCGTACATCGCCCCGCACTTCGCCACGCTCGAGCTCGAGGAGGGGGACTACCTCGTCGTCCGTTCACCGGACGGCTCGCGCTCCTGGCGCTATGACAACGCGCACCCGGGCGCGCGCGATGGCTTCTGGGCCATCCACATCCCCGGAGACACCGCCATCATCGAGCTGCACAGCAAGGCGGTGGACCGCCGCGGCGTGCTCAACAAGTACGGCTACCGCATCGACAAGTACGCGCGCGGCTACACCGCGCAGGAGCTGGACAGCTCCGACTTCAGCACCAAGGCCCTGTGTGGCGCGGACGACTCCGGTTGGGCCCGGTGCTACGAGAGCAGCGAGGCTCAAATCTACAACCACTCCCGGGCCGTGGTGCGCCTGCTCATCAACGGCTCCAGCGCGTGCACCGGCTGGCTCGTGGGCAACGAGGGCCACCTGCTGACGAACAACCACTGCATCAGCACGGCCACGGCAGCGCAGAACACCGATTACGAGTTCATGGCGGAGGGGAGCACCTGCTCCACCAGCTGCGCCTCGTGGGGCGCGTGCCCTGGCACGGTGGTGGCCACCAGCGCCACGCTCATCAAGACGGATGCCCCTCGGGACTACACGCTGCTGAAGCTGCCCAGCAACCCCTCCGGCACCTATGGCTTCCTCCAGCTGCGCCCCACCGGGGCGGTGGTGGACGAGCGCATCTACGTCCCCCAGCACCCGGCGGCGCACGGCAAGAAGATCGCCGTCACCTCCAGCGCCACGGCCGACGCCTCCGGCTACGCCGAGGTGTACAACCTCAACGCGGCGGCCTGCCAGAGCGGCGGCCCCAATGACGTGGGCTACTACGCGGATACCCAGGGTGGCTCCTCGGGCTCGCCGGTGATTGGCTACGCCGACCACCAGGTGGTGGCGCTGCACCACTGCGCCAACTGCCCCAACCGTGGCGTGCCCATCCAGGAGGTCATCAGCCACCTGGGCAACAGCCTCCCGCAGTGCGCCCTCCGCAGCGAGGAGTGCCCGGACCCGTGGGGTGCCGACGGCGAGCCGCCGCCCCCGCCTCCTCCTCCGCCCCCGCCGCCTCCTGAGTCCTTCACCTATACCGCCACCAACACCAACAACGCCCAGCAGAACACGACGGACAAGAGCCTGACTCTCGACGAGGGGGACGTGGTGGAGGTGGGCACCTGCAACCTCACCGGCGCCACCTCCTCCGGTGACACCTACCTGCGCCTGCTCGACACCTCGGGCGTTCAGGCCGCTTCCAACGACGACGCCTCCGGCTGCAGTGGCAACGCATCCTACTTCAAGTACACCGTGCCCACGGGCAAGGGGGGCACCTACACGATTCGCGCTGGCTGCTACTCCAGCGGCTCCTGCGGCGGCACCGTGGTCTGGAAGATCACCGCCGGTACCCCGCTGCCTCCCGCTCCCACTACCGGCTCGTTCACCTACAGCGCCAGCAGCACCCAGAGCGCCTCTCGCAACACCACCAACCACGATGTGACGGTGGCCGCGGGACAGACGATCCAACTCGGCACCTGCACCGTGGCGGGCTCCTCCGGCAGCGGCGACACGTACCTGCGGCTCTACACCTCCGCCGGCACCCAGGTTGGCTCCAACGACGACTCGTGCAGCAGGCTCTCGTACCTGAGCTACACCGTTCCGGCGGGCGCGGGCGGCACGTACCAGATTCGCGCCGGCTGCTACTCCGACGGCAGCTGCAGCGGCACGGTGGCCTACACCATCCAGTAG
- a CDS encoding DUF3575 domain-containing protein has product MNPYTSRFLAFASLLTAPALALAQDDAPSETTSEESAPPPSRSHSALAVGLRSHSLSVEATTPEAPAVVVDLEHPLMPHLTVFGGFHLGMGMNAAGLQAGSRLYIGNQPFQGLFLGLQAEGTFFKRDERTSGSRTSVGGLLGYSQSLGEKWRVSLGAGADVSQTRSETVEPPTPGCILFTPCLLTQGETRVEKREAVRPLVRLAAIYRF; this is encoded by the coding sequence ATGAATCCGTACACCTCTCGTTTCCTCGCCTTCGCCAGCCTCCTCACGGCCCCTGCCCTGGCGCTCGCCCAGGATGACGCCCCGAGCGAGACCACTTCCGAGGAGTCCGCTCCGCCCCCGAGTCGCTCGCACAGCGCGCTCGCCGTCGGACTGCGCAGCCATTCGCTCTCGGTGGAGGCAACCACGCCCGAAGCGCCGGCCGTTGTCGTGGACCTGGAGCACCCCTTGATGCCGCACCTCACGGTGTTCGGGGGCTTTCACCTCGGCATGGGCATGAATGCCGCGGGCCTTCAGGCCGGAAGCCGTCTCTATATCGGCAACCAGCCGTTCCAGGGCCTCTTCCTGGGCCTGCAGGCGGAAGGCACGTTCTTCAAGCGCGACGAACGGACGAGCGGGAGCCGGACGTCCGTCGGTGGACTCCTGGGCTACTCCCAGTCACTCGGAGAGAAATGGCGCGTATCGCTCGGCGCGGGCGCCGACGTCAGCCAGACACGGAGCGAGACCGTGGAGCCGCCCACCCCGGGGTGCATTCTCTTCACACCGTGTCTGCTGACCCAGGGCGAGACGCGCGTCGAGAAGCGGGAGGCGGTGCGGCCCCTCGTCCGGCTCGCGGCCATCTACAGATTCTGA